tctcttgttcttccttgtcttcttcaCCTGTGAGATTATATGGTGTGTGTTGTagatcgggtttatgagtttttagtttttcgattgattctcacggcattgtaggttgttccagtcaatattgactgctcctcttcttccttagatttcagctgatgttaggaactgcgTCTTcttggttgggtcagagtttagtcgttTTTGATGTTGTATTCCTCAACGTTGGCTTACCGTTaatagtctctgctcgtctttgttttcaaaatctaatttttggtgttctgacttctatgctctttttcatagctcgaggacggcttCATAGTTTGCTGATTTCGTTTCGTCTCCCTTTCCTTCTCTATTCTCGCatctcgttgcagctttcatcgcatgtttggtggctctccctttcaccatgtttgccactcgaggTTTGGATAATGTCTTTGTTCGTGCATGTTATATGGGCTTGGAgttatttctggtctcaagtttatTCTCGGTGGTtgtcttccattctccctccctcaagttgtttcttttctttccatgttttttttgtataggtgtgcggagttagtctcttggagatTTGGTCcattctatccagagctttgtggtttttcacTTGCATGGCCGTGTTGTAtattcttgtttagtttgtgaggcgGTTCTTATCTTTTAGCTACTNNNNNNNNNNNNNNNNNNNNNNNNNNNNNNNNNNNNNNNNNNNNNNNNNNNNNNNNNNNNNNNtagtttcttattcttagtttgattatcttatgatattaatagtgaaataaatatataatttgtaaatgaaatagtaaaaataataaaatggtgaaaatttatgctatttttaattgtaaataaattaaatatttaaaatatatttttattattttatttatttcttgaattttagggaCTAATAAGTGTGAGAATGATTAGATAGTAcataattagaaattgatggaacaaattgcaataatctaaaagaaaaaagatttaaaatacaaaaaaaaatatgaagacacatgtcaacaaacccccgttccacatgtcataagaagggaaaaaaccaattttatatatatagatttgagAGTAAGAAAATCACCAAACTTTGGGTTAGACTTTATAAAATAGAAGCTGGCAAACAGAGTTTTAAAAACAACGCAAAGTAacatttttgcatttttatttggcaaaaaaaagaTTGCATTTTGacttttttaagatttcataagCAAATACGTAACAGTAGGTCGGTCATCGGTCTGACAAAAATGACTACAACGAGTAATATTCAGCACCTTGAATTACAGCAACCAAACATGGCTTCTTCATGGGTTCCACTTAAATCCACGTGGCATTACCACAGCCTTGTATTAATTAGACGGAGACGCTTCAACCAATCACCTTTCGATTCTGCTATTGCGGTAAGTGGTCCCCATGTTTTCGCTAACACACGGTCCAGTGAATTGCCATGTCATCATCTTATGGTCCCACTCTTACAAATTAATACGAAGCTCAGCCGTTGGATATAGCATCCATTGGTTCCTACATTTCTGGATAATTAACAACACTCAGCCATAATCACCCCTAACGCCTATAAAAGCCAAGCTTTGCTTCTCACTTATATCAACTCAAGTTATCACAAATAAAAAGCTTTCTCTCTTTTAACTACTCAGACAAGATGGCAACTGTGATCAACACCAAGTTAAGTAACGGAGGGAAGAAGAGAGCGTACGTGACGTTCCTCGCCGGGAACGGTGACTACGTGAAAGGAGTGGTTGGTCTCGCCAAAGGACTAAGGAAAGCTAAGAGCAAGTATCCATTAGTTGTTGCTGTATTACCGGACGTGCCGGTGGATCATCGGAGACAACTATTAGATCAAGGATGTCTCGTGAAGGAGATCCAGCCGGTTTGTCCTCCGGAGAACCAAACTCAGTTCGCTATGGCTTACTACGTCCTCAACTACTCCAAGCTCCGTATTTggaaggtatatatatatacaaacaagtTCATGatagtttgtttttaaaataattatatatatatatatatattaattcaatCTTAAGAAACGGGGATTTCATGATAGTTTCTAGGGTTTGTAGACTAAATTTGTTTTCCTAAGTTCTActttgcatttttatattttatgaatatgtgGATACAGTTTGTAGAGTATAGCACGATGATATATTTAGACGGAGACATACAAGTATTTGAGAACATAGATCACTTGTTCGATCTTCCTGACGGCAACTTCTACGCTGTTAAAGACTGTTTCTGTGAGAAGACATGGAGCCATACGCCTCAGTATAAGATTGGCTACTGCCAACAGTGCCCCGAAAAGGTGACGTGGCCTGAGTCCGAGCTTGGTCCTAAGCCACCGTTGTACTTCAACGCCGGTATGTTTGTCTACGAGCCAAGCCTTCCAACTTATTACAACCTCTTGGAGACTCTAAACGTTGTCCCTCCCACACCTTTTGCTGAACAGGTAGaacaaaatctatactattttataataaaataaataaatgtacgTACTCAAGCAATGTTTATGGGCtattaatctattataaaaaatgttttggatAAACGTACGTAATTACCCCAAAGCTATACATATGTCACCATTATAATTAAGATTAAACtgcttgtgtgtgtgtgttttataggACTTCTTGAACATGTACTTCAAAGATATATACAAGCCGATTCCACCAGCATATAATCTTGTTTTGGCCATGCTCTGGAGGCATCCAGAGAACGTAGAGCTTGACAAAGCCAAAGTTGTTCATTACTGCGCAGCTGGTTCTAAGCCTTGGAGGTATAATATCTAAATTCTAATTATCTTCTTGTTTATTGCTAAAACGTAAAAACAAAAAGgataaaagattttaaattgCTACTCTGTTTTTATAAGGTTCACAggcaaagaagaaaatatggaaagacaAGACATCAAGATGCTTGTAAAGAAGTGGTGGGACATTTACAACGACGAATCTCTTGATTACAAGAACATTAATGTGCGTTcgaaacaagaaaaagaagaagaagatgtccaTAGGAAGCAGCAAACCACCATGCCACAGTTCTTTACAGATTCGTCTGAAGCTGGTGTGTTTCACTACGCCAAAGCTCCGTCCGCCGCCTAGACCACTATGTGAGGGCTAAGCTAGGTTATTGTTAATATAGTTGCTGAAAGTCAGAAACTAATTATGTTCAGTttggaaattttattatataatattgtgtTTCTGTATTTTATACTGAATCTGGAGGAGTTTTTAATCACCAACCCCTCTGTTTGTTGTATATGTTTGCTAAAGACTTTTATCTCTACATACATGGTACTATAGTTTGGTTTACAGCTTCAGCTTTGAGAATATTACagattattttttgtcaaaaaaaaagaatattacaGATTACTATCCAGTAactattttcaattattttaccataatatatattgtcaaaaaattaaataggttCCAAGTTTCACATCATCTTCTAATTTTCTTAGTCTTTCTATACATGATATAAAAGTATATgcatatacataaatttataatagagTATCTTAGTAGATGAAATAAATTCATTGATATGCCTAACTTTCAAAGATAAAAGatctcattctcaaaccaccacagactcacaactaaaaaaaccaaaagccaaaaaaaaaaactaacgaaAATGTATCGCATTCTATTGATATTGTCGGCGATTACACTCGTTTGCTCCATCGCAGAATCTCTTCTCGATGACAACACTCAACTTGCAGTCAACGGAATATGTAAACAGACAACAGATACCAAATTCTGCGGTGAAGTCTTTGCCAATAAACTGATTAATTCTTCCCCAAGCAAGAAAGATCTCGTGAACGTGACAGTGACAGAAGCTGAAAGATTCTCGGCAAACACGTATTTCCTCATCAGCACACTCCTTAGAAACGATGGAGACGAGAGGCCTAAATCTGCAAATGTGTGCTGAAGCCTATGCTATTGTGAACACAATGTTCAGAAATGCTGTGTCTTTTTTTTGATCAAGGACTCCGGTAAGATCCTCGATCTCAATGATAACTTTTCTGCGAGTGTTGGTATCTGTAAGACAGATTTTATTGCGCCTGGTTATGAGACTAATCCGATGATTGAGAAAAACAGAGAGACGATGGTCTTAATGGCCATGCAAAAGATCGTTGTTCATATGGTTTCTTCATAATCCGATAGTTGAAAGATGAGATGGGACCCACAGGCCGAGTGAGCGGACCAACAGCTCACTGAAGATGCTTGACGTCGGCCACAATCAAATATTTGCTTATACTATTATCTTAAGTTTGAATTTGATAGAATGATATATAAACTTTTTCCataagttctttttttaattttattttgcacTTTTGTTGCAAGATTTTattctctcttagtttttttgttgggcaactattttcttatctttttgttATGGATCTTATCTGTAAATCAACTGGTCAAGCTGTAGATTAAATATGCTACCAAAGTTCTCTTTAGAGATTCATGTGGTCAGAGATCTATGTAGAGCCAACGAAAGAACTCATACATATGTAACatccgagttgtgatatatggaaaaggctttaagagaattgatttaaCTACCTatatcaccaaagttgacttacctttttcGGAGCACATCTTTTCTGGaacacatcctgaaagaactccagagttaagcgtgcttgagatggagtagtggaaggatgggtgacctatcgggaagtgattcgcgatagcgtgcgagtgaggccaaagcatgggaaaaggtcgggtggtgattgcatggtcaataaacaatgatttcgagccttagAAAATTAATGGACCGACCGTCAGATGAGATGGGACCCACAGGCCGAGTGAGCGgacgtgggtggcccattagccgtgggcggcgttataagtggtatcagagctggttagtcATCTCAGTTCTGACTTGAGAGGCGtattgagacctgtcgtggggcgcaacgaggacgttgcgttctttgaaaGGGGGTAAATTGTAACATctcgagttgtgatatatggaaaatgctttaagagaattgatttgactacctatatcaccaaagttgacttaccttttccggagcacatcctgaaagaactccagagctAAGCGTGCATGatgagctggagtagtgaaaggatgggtgacctatcggaaagtgattcgcggtagcgtgcgagtgagatcaaagcatgggaaaaggtcgggtggtgattgcagggtcagtaaacaatgattttgagTCTTGagaaattaacggaccgaccgtcgAATGGGATGGGCCCTACAGGCCGagtgagcgggcgtgggtggcccattagcggTGGACTTTCGGGGCGTTATACATTAATCCAACGATGAAACAGaacattttttttgcttttatttgtttttgacttctaagaataaaataattaatgggaatgcttaaagattaaaaataattaaaatatatatagacatGATCATAAGTAATATGAACCCTTTGAATAATACACAACTTAACACTCCATCATTTGCCTCAAAATGGTATACACATTAAACACTTTAAAAATGGATATCCACTTTATATAATGAAGAAGCATCAACATTTTAAGACGATAATCTCGACTCAATGTCTTCATTAACATCCCTTTTGACTGTTGGTTGTTGTTTTACCTTCTTTTGGTTTTCTACTTCGTCTTCCTTCTCATTCATTTCTCTATCTTTCCCCCACAAAACACCATATAGCCCAATAACCACAAGTGCTGATCCCATAAACCTAATACAAATATATCATCCAAATCATCATGGTCGTCCGgttttatattaatgtttatatagAGAGAGCATAGAAACGTACGTGCCGGTGTAGAGTTTCTCTTCAAGAAGAGTCCAGCTGAAAACGGCGACGATTACAAGCACTAAAGGGCTGAAAACAGAGACGTAGAGAGGACCTTTTATATTTATCGCCCATGACATTAAGCAGAACGCTAACGCAGACGCCACCACTCCCTGCGTTCgcttttatattaaatactaGCATAAAATTGTTGTCTAATCATAGCATATATATGTACGTAGTCATACGGCGTAAAGGACGGAGATGAGGCGGAGAGGAGAGCTGAGAGACCAATCAGCTAGTTTGTGATCGGAGATTAAAGCGACAACTCCACATTGGATACTTCCCATCAAACACATTAGAAGTGTGCTCGTGTATGGTGCTGCAAATGTTTCACTCATTTTCGTCtgtaaccaaaatatttttttaaacaactatTATAATCTGTATGCATTATACAAAAAGTCTAGTGATTTATACCAACCAAAAAAATgcaataaccaaattaaaaattagtttgattttaGAGTAAAACTCTTAGCTAATTAAtgtttcttttaactttttaatgttATTTGAACAAAATTATGTGTTTAGTGCTATATGAGACTACTTCTCTTGATTTTAGGTATCTGCTATTTTGGGTTGTGTTCAAATTAGGTTCTCCAGATAGGAACTGATAATAAGTTACCTGAATAATGAACCAACCGGCACAAGAAACGGCAGCAGCCATGATTAGGAAAGGTCCTAAGAAGAAGTTAGAACCGGCAGAATCGGAACCATGGGTCGTGATGTTTTGAGCATAGGTCCAATGGATCTTGGACTCTCCAATGCCAATGGTGTGGCCATGGTAGAAGGAGAGAAGCATTGCTCCGGCGACACATACTACTGTCCCTATCACTTTGGCTTGTCCTGATACCTTTCTAATCCCTACAGCTTCTTGTCTGAAAATgttgtttagtgtttaagatattattataaaagagtTCAGGCTAATGAAAACCTTATTAATGTATAGAACCTGAAGATTGCAGCGAGGAGGAAAGTGACCGCCGGTAAGAGATTAGTTAAGGCGCAAGCGATGGTCGGAGATGAATTCTGAAGTCCTATGAAGTAGAGCACTTGATTTCCTGTCACACTACAAATAAAATGAAGTGAAACCGCTTTCTAACAActctttcaaaaataattgtttataaattagAATATAATTACTAGGTcagtatatatatgtgtaaatacCCAGTGATAGAGCAGAAGAAGGCTTGGACAAGAACCCTTATTGTGATTTTGGGTATTGTCTTACTGCACAAGAAACCATGtttgaaatttacattttatCAGTCACTAATCATTAATCAATTAATCTTTTAGcgtgaaaataaaaacagagttTTTACCCACTAGGATGAACCAACATCTAGAAAATAGGattttaaagagagaaaaattcAACACTGAATAAAagatagattttgtttttttccatcTGAGTGGAGTGAGCCAGTTAAACGTCATCGTATTAGTACGTGCCCTGGTAATATCAGCTGACACCTAACTCTCCTGGAATCATGTGTTTGTTTGTCTGTTTGTGCTTTCCGTTTTAAGAAAGAAACGTGACGCATGGATTGTGTGAGATGCGTCACATTTCTCATTTGTTTCTCTCGAAAATTGGAATCAATGATGATGTTAGGGCGTGATTATTGGGCATCCTGGATccttaatacacatatatttatatgtatatattatatatgcgtaTATAATTACGGAGTAAAGATTTTACGGAAATCCAAACCCTAATAACCATGCCCTACTTACGTATAATTCGACAAACGACTATGATTGACGATAACTAGATTAATCAGAGAGACTCTAATAACGTACTAGTTttaataaccaaaacaaaactaaagaaggCTAGTgtcaacattattattattattattccaaTTCCAAAAGTGACTACTAGTCGGAAACTGGATTGCGCTTTAGCAGTTTTTCTTCACGATTCCGTAATAGTTAGTCTTTAAGAAATCTACAGCTTACAATAATATGCGTAGTTATATCCTAGTCTCCGGATAGTTAAACGATGCCGTGTAGATATCTTATTCTCAGTTATATTATCTTACGCATTATAACCTTAATCCTCCGAATGGAAATTAATTACTAGTTGCTAATCATTTGAATGTCGAAAATCAATTAC
This genomic window from Brassica oleracea var. oleracea cultivar TO1000 unplaced genomic scaffold, BOL UnpScaffold01087, whole genome shotgun sequence contains:
- the LOC106320836 gene encoding galactinol synthase 3 — translated: MATVINTKLSNGGKKRAYVTFLAGNGDYVKGVVGLAKGLRKAKSKYPLVVAVLPDVPVDHRRQLLDQGCLVKEIQPVCPPENQTQFAMAYYVLNYSKLRIWKFVEYSTMIYLDGDIQVFENIDHLFDLPDGNFYAVKDCFCEKTWSHTPQYKIGYCQQCPEKVTWPESELGPKPPLYFNAGMFVYEPSLPTYYNLLETLNVVPPTPFAEQDFLNMYFKDIYKPIPPAYNLVLAMLWRHPENVELDKAKVVHYCAAGSKPWRFTGKEENMERQDIKMLVKKWWDIYNDESLDYKNINVRSKQEKEEEDVHRKQQTTMPQFFTDSSEAGVFHYAKAPSAA
- the LOC106320834 gene encoding uncharacterized protein LOC106320834, whose translation is MYRILLILSAITLVCSIAESLLDDNTQLAVNGICKQTTDTKFCGEVFANKLINSSPSKKDLVNVTVTEAERFSANTYFLISTLLRNDGDERPKSANDSGKILDLNDNFSASVGICKTDFIAPGYETNPMIEKNRETMVLMAMQKIVVHMVSS
- the LOC106320838 gene encoding WAT1-related protein At1g09380-like, whose protein sequence is MVKSRDMLPSLAMVLVQIGYAGMNITSKMAMEAGMKPLILVAYRQIFASIATLPVAFFLERKTIPKITIRVLVQAFFCSITGVTGNQVLYFIGLQNSSPTIACALTNLLPAVTFLLAAIFRQEAVGIRKVSGQAKVIGTVVCVAGAMLLSFYHGHTIGIGESKIHWTYAQNITTHGSDSAGSNFFLGPFLIMAAAVSCAGWFIIQTKMSETFAAPYTSTLLMCLMGSIQCGVVALISDHKLADWSLSSPLRLISVLYAGVVASALAFCLMSWAINIKGPLYVSVFSPLVLVIVAVFSWTLLEEKLYTGTFMGSALVVIGLYGVLWGKDREMNEKEDEVENQKKVKQQPTVKRDVNEDIESRLSS